Genomic window (Methanoculleus thermophilus):
GCTACCGAGAGCCCGACACCGGCGACGATTGCGGCGAGCGCCTGGGGGAGCCGGATGTTCCAGACGATCCGGTCGGTGCTTGTGATCTCAAAGGTGCTCTCCGGGTGGAGGAGGGCGGCGATCCGGTCGGCGATGCCGTTCACGATCGAGGAAAAGACCTCGGAGGGCGGGATGCCGACCGCACCGACCGATATGGAGACGACCAGGAGGATACCGAGGAGGACGGCCCCCCCGAGTATCCAGAGGCTCTTTCGCCGCACATACCCGAGATAGTCCTCGGGGATAACCCCGTCTGCAAAGTGCATCTCGCTCGATCCTCCAGTTCTGGGGCTTACAGCGGGATCTTTCCAAACCCGAGGTCTCGGTACTGGCTGTTGTGCTCGCTAAAGACCGGCTTTCCGATGAAGAAGGTATAGATCTCGTCCGCCTTCTCCTTTGGGTCGATATCCTCGAACCGGTCGGGGTAGAGGGTCTTTCCGATGAAGTAGGCGTTGGCAAGCACGGTCTCGTAGTTTGTGCTGTAGAAGTTGTACGGGAGGACGCCGTAGACCCGGCCTTCCTTTGCGGCGGTGAGGCCCTGCAGCGCGGGATCGTTCTTCAGTTCGCCGATTGCCCCGCCGCCGTCCATCTGGGTCGTGCCGACGTCGATGAAGAGATACTCGGGGTCCCAGTCGACGAGGGCCTCTTTTGCAACGTCGGCATGTGCCGTGCCGAGGCCGGCCGCGACGTTCTCTGCGTTCACCCAGAGAAACGGCGGGTAGGCGGGCTCTGTCGAGATGATCCCGTGGGCGCCGGCATAGGAGACCCCGCCGACATAGACAGTCTTTCGTTCATCCTCGGGGATGTCGCCGGTCCGGGTTTCGAGGTCGGCGATCGTCGCTTCGATGTAGGCGATCACCTCTTCCGCCCGCTCTTCCTTCCCGATGACCCTGCCCATCACCCGGAGCCCTTCGTACATCTCTGCCTTCTCGGCGTCGTTTCGGAGCGAGCCGTATGCGAACGCCACGACCGGGATCCCGGTCCTCTCTTGGAGTTTGTCGGCCTCGGCGGCACTTGTGGCGTATGCCGTCCCGGAAGACCCGGTCTTGAAGATGACCTCCGGCCCGATCCCCAGGATCTTTTCGGGGTCGTCCTTGCCCCGGAACTCGCCGATCAGGGGAAGACCCTTGAACTGTGCGCCGTAAGCGAGGGCGTAGGGGCGGCCTTCGATGGCCTGATCTTTCTTCTCGATATCATCGACGCCGACGACGAGGTCCTGGCCCTGCAGGTAGACGAGGTAGCGCAGGCACCCGGAGCCAGAGCAGACGACGCTCTCTGGTGGCGACGGGACGGCGACGGTCCGGCCGAAGCCATCGGTGACCGTGTTCGTCTCCCCGACGCCGCTTTGTGCGGCCTCGGTGCCGGTGCACCCGGCGGTGAAGGTCGCAAGAACGAGGGCCGCGAGCACCGCGGCCGCGAGAGATCCAGCGTAATGGGATTTTGACATACAGAGATCAATAGTTGTAACACAGTTTATTATAACTTGTGAATTTGGTTCTATCAGGTGTAATTTATTTTAAATTTGTAATACTCTACCGACCTATCCTGATCTCGAGCCGATCTCCGGGCCCAGATCTGCTGGAAGCCGCTTCTTTCGCGCCGTCCGGCAGAGACCGGCGAACCATTATGAGCGGGCCCGTCAATCCGGGGATAGAAGAGCCGGCCGTGCAACCCCCGGTCGGCAGATAGTGAGG
Coding sequences:
- a CDS encoding iron ABC transporter substrate-binding protein → MSKSHYAGSLAAAVLAALVLATFTAGCTGTEAAQSGVGETNTVTDGFGRTVAVPSPPESVVCSGSGCLRYLVYLQGQDLVVGVDDIEKKDQAIEGRPYALAYGAQFKGLPLIGEFRGKDDPEKILGIGPEVIFKTGSSGTAYATSAAEADKLQERTGIPVVAFAYGSLRNDAEKAEMYEGLRVMGRVIGKEERAEEVIAYIEATIADLETRTGDIPEDERKTVYVGGVSYAGAHGIISTEPAYPPFLWVNAENVAAGLGTAHADVAKEALVDWDPEYLFIDVGTTQMDGGGAIGELKNDPALQGLTAAKEGRVYGVLPYNFYSTNYETVLANAYFIGKTLYPDRFEDIDPKEKADEIYTFFIGKPVFSEHNSQYRDLGFGKIPL